One genomic window of Manihot esculenta cultivar AM560-2 chromosome 16, M.esculenta_v8, whole genome shotgun sequence includes the following:
- the LOC110604025 gene encoding low-temperature-induced cysteine proteinase, which produces MGTQNSQLAFFFLLLAPLLCLSFSLPSEYSIVGNDELHLQELLSEERVIDLFQQWKKKYRKVYRQTEETEKRFENFRRNLKYVLDKNTQRNSSSGHSVGLNKFADMSNEEFRQRYSSKVKRPIGKYSNLKSSSWRRSLQSCDAPSSLDWRKKGVVTAVKDQGDCGSCWSFSTTGAIEGINAIVSGDLISLSEQELVDCDSTNDGCDGGYMDYAFEWVINNGGIDTEADYPYTAVDGTCNTTKEEIKIVSIDGYEDVAESDSALLCAAAQQPISVGIDGSAIDFQLYTSGIYDGSCSGNPDDIDHAVLIVGYGSEDDEDYWIVKNSWGTEWGMEGYFYLRRNTNLTYGVCAVNAMASYPTKESSAPSPTSPPPPPSPPPPPSPPPPPPPPPPSPSPSECGDFSYCPNDETCCCIFEFYDFCLVYGCCPYENAVCCTGTEYCCPSDYPVCDVDEGLCLQSQGDYLGVAAEKRHMAKHKFPWSKKLDERKQETTYQPLLWKRNPFAAIG; this is translated from the exons ATGGGTACCCAAAATTCCCAATTGGCTTTCTTCTTCCTGCTGTTAGCTCCACTACTATGCCTCTCTTTTAGCCTCCCTAGTGAGTACTCCATAGTTGGTAATGATGAGCTTCATCTTCAAGAGCTGCTTTCAGAGGAACGTGTCATCGATCTATTTCAACAGTGGAAAAAGAAGTACAGAAAGGTTTACAGGCAGACAGAGGAGACAGAAAAGAGATTTGAGAATTTTCGGAGGAACTTGAAGTATGTGCTCGACAAAAATACTCAGAGAAACTCCAGTTCAGGGCACAGTGTTGGATTGAACAAGTTTGCTGATATGAGCAATGAGGAGTTTAGGCAGAGGTATTCGTCCAAAGTGAAAAGACCCATCGGTAAATATAGCAATCTGAAGAGCAGCAGCTGGCGGAGAAGCTTGCAATCCTGCGATGCGCCTTCGAGCTTGGATTGGAGGAAGAAGGGAGTCGTCACTGCTGTTAAGGACCAAGGAGACTGTG GAAGTTGCTGGTCATTCTCTACAACTGGAGCAATAGAAGGCATAAATGCCATAGTCAGTGGAGACCTCATTAGCCTTTCAGAACAAGAACTCGTAGATTGTGATTCAACCAATGATGGATGTGATGGAGGCTACATGGACTACGCTTTTGAATGGGTCATCAACAATGGCGGAATTGATACAGAAGCTGATTATCCGTACACGGCCGTGGATGGCACCTGCAACACCACCAAG GAGGAAATTAAAATTGTATCCATTGATGGGTACGAGGATGTAGCTGAATCAGACAGTGCTCTGCTTTGTGCTGCTGCTCAGCAGCCAATTAGTGTCGGCATTGATGGCTCTGCAATCGATTTTCAACTGTATACAAGT GGGATCTATGACGGTAGCTGTTCTGGTAATCCAGACGACATTGATCATGCTGTTCTTATCGTCGGTTATGGCTCTGAAGATGATGAAGACTATTGGATTGTGAAGAATTCATGGGGGACTGAATGGGGTATGGAAGGTTATTTCTACCTGAGAAGGAACACTAATTTAACTTATGGTGTTTGTGCTGTAAATGCAATGGCTTCTTATCCAACTAAAGAATCCTCTGCTCCATCTCCAACTagtcctcctccaccaccatcacctcctccaccaccatcaCCACCGCCTCCACCACCGCCTCCACCTCCTTCTCCTTCACCAAGTGAATGTGGGGACTTTTCATATTGTCCAAACGATGAGACATGCTGTTGCATTTTTGAATTCTACGATTTCTGTCTAGTCTATGGTTGCTGTCCTTATGAGAATGCTGTTTGCTGCACTGGCACAGAATATTGTTGCCCCAGTGATTACCCCGTTTGTGATGTTGATGAAGGGCTTTGCCTCCAG AGCCAGGGAGATTACCTGGGAGTGGCTGCAGAGAAGCGGCATATGGCTAAGCACAAATTCCCCTGGAGCAAGAAGCTAGATGAAAGGAAACAAGAGACAACATATCAACCTCTCCTGTGGAAGAGGAACCCTTTTGCTGCAATTGGCTAA